GTCGAACGCCTCTTCGGCGCTGCCGAAGACCGCCTTTTCCGCCGCCTGCGCCGCAAGATCGGAGATCTCGCGGTTCGCCTGACGGATAAGGCGCTGTTTCTCCGCTTCGCCTTCCGCTTCGGCGGAGCGGCGGATGCTTTCGGCGTCCTGAAGCGCGCGGCTGTGTTCCGCCTGCGCTTCCGCGGCCGCCTGCGCCGCCGCTTCGGACTTCATGGCGGCGATCTCGGCCTCGGCGTTTTTCAGCTTCT
This Clostridia bacterium DNA region includes the following protein-coding sequences:
- a CDS encoding ATP synthase F0 subunit B gives rise to the protein MGLPLNIDLQQILLHMLNFVLLFGGLYFILYKPVKKFMDSRASRYAEKESETERKLREAEEAKAEYEEKLKNAEAEIAAMKSEAAAQAAAEAQAEHSRALQDAESIRRSAEAEGEAEKQRLIRQANREISDLAAQAAEKAVFGSAEEAFDSFLDSAERSDGE